cttcacaataaaagtgccgctccattgcgcctgcgctttcaaaataagagtctccgaaagccagcgcaaacaagctagcaagctacggagtttgccgccaatgtatttcttgtaaagtgtataaaaacgaatatggaagctggacaaataagatggcaaaaaccaaccactttcatgtggtattagacagaaaggaggaactttttttctcctccatttgaaaacgtggacgctatcagcactactgtctgattacaatcaatgcaagtcatcagaatcaggtaatacaccaacttatattcttgtcttcatgaaagaaaggaatctatatgtgttaaacatgcatgtatattcattaaaacacctttaacatgtaaacaaaaacggcaaaataaataaatataaattatatactgtatatatcaatgtatgtatatatatatgtgtataaatatatatatatatatatatatatatatgatatgtgtgtgtatgttactcatcagttactcagtacttgagtagttttttcacaacatactttttacttttactcaagtaaatatttgggtgactactccttacttttacttgagtaataaatctctaaagtaacagtactcttacttgagtacaatttctggctactctacccacctctgtaaaacactaacataaaatctgcttagtgagaagaattatcttatcagacagaaaataagcaaatatcacccttatttgagatatttcatcttacttagatttcagtttttgtagtgtaagctcattgtttttttttgaagctgcaccagtttcctcagaattttcaacaaacttgaagtgttttgtccagaggattatctgcgatttgtacgttttcagaatgtgcttgttctattttttggccAAAGTGAAAACGAAGAAAACAACCCggagttgtctttgtttttaagttatcatgccgtgattttaccacttggcaatagatttccctccatgcggcccctgagatgaaatgagtttgacacccctgataataataataataataataataataatagtcatgaaaataaagaaaatacattgaataaagaagatgtgtccaaacttttggcctgtactgtatacggtGTAGTACGGAGCCTCGAAAGGGACATGggtgaaattgtttttttaataattttaatttaatttttttttttttttagacatgtatctcgtgcgcaacagaaactttttataaagttataaaaaaatgtacaattttttaatttattttatttttagagtaTCTCATGCGCAggaatacatgtctaaaaaaaaaaaaaaaaaaaaaatgttacacttttttttagacatgcgcacgagatacatgtctaaaaaaaataaaaaaataaaaaaattatactttttattttttataactttataaaaagtttctagggggacatgggggaaattgtttttataataatttaaattttttatttttattttttagacatgtatctcgtgcgcacgagaaactttttattaagttataaaattattttttttttaatttacaattttctttttttttttcatgtatctcgtgcgcacgaatacatgtctaaaaataaaaaaaaataaaaaaatacttttttttttatagacatgcgcacgagatacatgtctaaaaaataaaaaaataaaataatattaaaaaaaaaaagttcccccCACTgtctgtgcttttatttttccTAATTTGTACTGACtttatctcagtgtatctacaagcaCATTTGGGAAATAATGGTTGGAAAACACCTGCATTACATTAAAAAGCATGAGGTGTTTTTTTCTTACAAGACCTAAATAATTAAttggatgttattttttttaccattactTATACACTTTGGTCAAATGCCCTCCTCTAGTTTATAGAGCGCGGGCCTATACTCAATTAACATTCGCTTGGCATAAGAGGAAAATTAAGATCCATGGAGAATAGACAAAAGCAACTCCAAGTGGGATCACTTTGGACCACTCCTGCTCCACTGGAGACTCACTGATGATGTCACCTTTACACACTGGGGGTTAAGAGGCTGCGACAACCGGACACTTGAGCATACAAAAGAGGCACGGCTTTATTGCGTTTCCCAAGAAGTTCTGGCGTCACTGTGGCCTGTAAAGAGAGAGTTCCCACTGCTGGGACCCCGACACCCGCGGTCGCCCTCCACCCCAACCCTTGTTCTGGCAGAAGCAGCGTCTTAAGCATCTCCATGACGACAGCCACCTACAGAATTGGGGGTACTGTGTCAAGAGATGCCACagaggccaaaaaaaaaaaaaaaaagaagttaaaacaactcatacctgccaacttttgaaatcagaaaaacctagtagccagggtccaggggtgcaggccccggtaggtccaggacaaagtcctggtggggggttcaggcttcgccccccgacgcaaaatgattattagcattcagacaggttaaaatgttgctaaaaccatcacttttctatcagtcacagtgacttttcaaaacaaaaatattacagcaaaaatcatatgggttgattgacatgtttattctgtaaactaacttcaatagtttgaaattattttgacagttaatgccagttatcctgtcaacctttcacaagacttcaatttgttaattgaaagtataaacactttttacagtaaacaaatggtaaaacagtactaaacaattccataaaaaaaaaaattggtgtcattattaactttctgtccaagcttgtataatctactgccttgttcaattgtaaaaaatattctgtgcctaaaattcacatttctataacaattatcatactgtaaacatggtaagctaacttcattaaaattaatagtcctgtcaatagcatggaattacaattcaaatgtagtttttttgtaagcctttcaaaagaattcaaaatatgaaaaattcatgaaaattaattgaagccatcagacacttgaaaagtggcacatcacatctctaatgtaatcatttgaacttttcaacagaaatagcactgcaaaaatattaaggacatacttctgtattttggtagttatgctgtcaacatttaacaagatttcttcaacttggacttgaaagcataaatagtataaacacttttaacagtataacagtaccgtattttccgcactattagccgcacctaaaaaccacaaatttactcaaaagctgacagtgcggcttttaacccggtgcgctttatatatggattaatattacgattaattttcataaagtttcgatctcgcaacttcggtaaacagccgccatcttttttcccggtagaacaggaagcgcttcttcttctacgcaagcaaccgccaaggtaagcacccgcccccatagaacaggaagcgcttcttcttctactgcaagcaaccacccgcccgcgtagaagaagaaaaagcgcgcggatatcaccgtacgtttcatttactttgtgtgtttacatctgtaaagaccacaaaatggctcctactaagcgtcagggatccggttcatgaaaagacgcaatctctccatccgcacacggattactatttcacagcaactgatattcctgtgaactgcactgtggatacaacgggagcacgtacggtgaatattcgcaccacagggaatgagaagtcatccttcactgtggttctagcttgccatgctaatggccagaaacttccacccatggtgatattcaaaaggaagaccttgccaaaagagacctttccagccggcgtcatcataaaagctaactcgaagggatggatgaagaaaagatgagcgagtggttaaggtaagtttaagtttacgcgaagaggccgggtggcttttttcacgcagctctgtccatgttgatatacgtatgtttgtgattgcacatttgcgtacattttgggagtgaacagagttgttagaacgctggtttttaatatattattaaagtttgactgacctatctgactgtttttttgacattcctttagcgcagttagatgcggcttacaacaccgggcggcttataggtggacaaagttttgaaatatgccgttcattgaaggcgcggcttataacccagggcgccttatggtgcggaaaatacggtactaaacaattccaatagataacattggtgtcattacctttttgtggctaaaatccgaaaaacgttgaaagttttcacttgtatcgctagcaacggcattagacttgtgttttttttgtcccaacgtggtcttttacatcgctaattcctccgtgtccgatcgaaaaatcttgtctgcacaaggtgcaattcgcgtagttttcaccctttttggaacggataattattcccggataggcttttgaatattcttcacggaatgactgcagttttcttttcggtttaagactcgtttgcgatttttctccggctgattccatgatcgttcgctcgtttggaaacaatggcaactggtgcctcgtgcttggcagcggtgctataaatagcctcgcgcatttaaaaaaaaaatttttttttaattcatccatccatccatccatcttcttccgcttatccgaggtcaggtcgcgggggcagcagcctaagcagggaagcccagacttccctctccccagccacttcgtccagctcctcccgggggatcccgaggcgttcccaggccagccgggagacatagtcttcccaacgtgtcctgggtcttcctcgtggcctcctaccggtcggacatgccctaaacacctccttagggaggcgctcgggtggcatcctgaccagatgcccgaaccacctcatctggctcctctcgatgcggaggagcagcggctttactttgagctccccccggatgacagagcttctcaccctatctctaagggagagccccgccacccggcggaggaaactcatttcggccgcttgtacccgtgatcttgtcctttcggtcataacccaaagctcatgaccataggtgaggatgggaacgtagatcgaccggtaaattgagagctttgccttccggctcagctccttcttcaccacaacggatcgatacagcgtccgcattactgaagacgccgcaccgatccgcctgtcgatctcacgatccactcttccctcactcgtgaacaagactccgaggtacttgaactcctccacttggggcaagatctcctccccaacccggagatggcactccacccttttccgggcgagaaccatggactcggacttggaggtgctgattctcatcccagtcgcttcacactcggctgcgaaccgatccagtgggagctgaagatcctggccagatgaagccatcaggaccaaatcatctgcaaaaagcagagacctaatcctgcagccaccaaaccggatcccctcaacgccttgactgcgcctagaaattctgtccataaaagttatgaacagaatcggtgacaaagggcagccttggcggagtccaaccctcaccggaaacgtgtccgacttactgccggcaatgcgaaccaagctctgacactgatcatacagggagcggaccgccacaatcagacagtccgaaaccccatactctctgagcactccccacaggacttcccgagggacacggtcgaatgccttctccaagtccacaaagcacatgtagactggttgggcaaactcccatgcaccctcaaggaccctgccgagagtatagagctggtccacagttccacgaccaggacgaaaaccacactgttcctcctgaatccgaggttcaactatccggcgtagcctcctctccagtacacctgaatagaccttaccgggaaggctgaggagtgtgatcccacgatagttagaacacaccctccggttcccctttttaaagagaggaaccaccaccccggtctgccaatccagaggtactgcccccgatgtccacgcgatgctgcagagtattctaattaaaataagtattttaattcatgaaaaaacatatttttttatcactgcaaccgtaacccggaataggttgatgaaaaccgtactaattacgggaaaaccggagtagttggcaggtatgacaactTCTCATAAGGAGAGAGAATACCATTTTCCTCAACACCtcctttatttatcttatttacaaATCCACATAATACAGTGAATAACAACCAATGTTATTCAGTTATAAATGTTTTCATATAAAACCGTAACAAAGCAGTCAAATTCTCCTCATGGCATTttcttcagtaaaaaaaaatgtgcatcagAATGAGGCTTTCACAACAAGATACATAGTTTGTACCAAGCAAGAGTAGGAACACAATAGCATCCGCATCACAGTGTCGGAAAACAATATTATACCTAAAAGCTGCTGAAGGATGAATACACCTTTTAATTGCCAAGAGCACTCGTGGTTTCTGACTGGGCACATTTGGCTGTTAGTTCATACACCAATCGAGAATTTACCCGCTACACACTTGCATCCTATTGCCTGCAAAGGACACAAATGGACGTAAAAAAAGGAGGTAGGGCTTATTTAGAGGATCTACTCTTCTGCCAGTGCGTGAAACACGAGATAGCAAAGTAGATCAGCTACAGACGCAAGATGTACACTGCAGTGGAGTCGATCAAGTACAGAAATAACCAGATCTGCATAGACTCCAGgagataaaaaaaaaggcttattttTACTTCCACAGTGGCTGGGTTGTAGGCATTTTGGAACCAGGAAGTCGTGAAGGGAGTTTAGAGGTAGCAGAAGAGACGCTCGTGTTTGCGGTTTTGGGGTTTTTGTTCTGGGTGGCAGATATGGCTGTCGTACGTATTGTCTTGGCGGTGGCCGACGACGGATTGTGGGAAGGGAGAGCCTGGGCTGTGGCCGGGCTCTCAGAGTTGGGGGCGACTCGTTTGGACACACGCGAAGGACTTCCTCGGATGAAGGTGGATTGGGTCCTGCTTGAGACCTTCTCTGCGGTTGGTCTCTCTAGCGTTCTTTTGTTTAGGGCGGACTTAGCTGGAGGTTGCGTGTCATTCACTGTCTGTGGCCTCTCACGTGTGCTGCTACTTCTTTTCACATTCGCACGAAGTGAAGTAGGTTGTGTGACAGGAGTTGAGCGCAAAAACAAACGTGAGCTTGTTGGACGGCTTGGGGCTGGTGACTGCGTCACGGCAGGGGCGGAATTATTTGAAGCCTCCATTTCAGGTCGCACCTTTGAAATACCTGGGCTGTTAGACGGTCCAGCACGTGACCCAAGTCCTCTTTTGGCCCTGATCCCATTCCGCACCGGAAGCTTCAAGCCTCGACTCTCCTCTTTCAATGACGCCAATGTTGACGCCTCCCGAGGATCACTCCCTCTCTCTTTTCTCCACTTGGAGCAGAGGCTTGGCGGAGGGCGCGGGAGTGGAGACGTAGGGGGTGACAAGGGGTCATAGGATCGGAGGCCTTTCACAAGAGTGTGGCACTCTAAAGTCTCCCCCACGCAAGAGTATGACCTTCCTTGTTGCCTCACAGGACTCGGGACATCCGAGCACTCATCTGGGTGTGACTGGCTGAACTCTGGAAGACTGGGTGGCATCCAAGTCTCCTTGACAGGAGGAGTCAACAGCCCTTCTGTGTCTATTTGCTTTTTCAGAGTTTCATCAGGACCGGATATCGCAGAACTTACTTTAATTCCTGTGTTTAGTGGCTTTAACTCCCTTTTATCTGGAACATTAACACATTCTTTCTCAGATCTTCGATATATCACCGATGCAGACCGGTTGTCACCGGGAAGTATTCCACTCTTGTTAGCACACACATCATTTGACTTATTCTGAAGAGAATGCCTCTTATCAGTCATTGGTAGACCAAAGCTGTGTCCATGACTGGAGGTCTGGGAAGGTGCATCAGTGTTTATAGCAGCAGAATTCCGACAGGAGAAGGGGGAAAACTCAGTGTTCTTGGTAGTCGTATGTCCACCTATTTGTTCAGTAGAAAAACTCTTAGACTCATGTTTCTTAAGTGTAAATCCATGTCCATGCTGAGAGTATGATGCAATAAGAGGGTCATGAATCGACTGAGTCCTGTTGCCCCTTACAAAAACATGTCCTTGACCAACGGGAGAACAAGTACCCTCCATTTCCGGAGAGCTACAAAGCATGACAGAACTCTCGTGATCAGAGGAGCTGTTCGAATGACAACTGAAGGAAGTCGGGCTGCTACCCAGCTCTGGGAAACTCTTGTCACTGTACAGGTGCTGGGAGTACCTGCGCGACTCAGAGTTTCTCAGGCTACGGCGGCCCCAAGTGTAGCTCAAGTTTTTCTCCAGAAGTTTTTCCAGCTCATCTTGGTTGTCGTGACCGTGAGGCTCTCTGACCAGGCTGAGGCCAGGATCCAGATCGGTGCACACGGCCAGAGAGCGGCGCTTTTCCCCAATCACCCTTTGACGTTCCACACGATTCTTCTCCTTCAGCTCACGTTCTGCATTCTCCTGTAGAAAAGAGGGAATGAGTATTTTACAGTAGCTCAGAGCCTTGACTTATTTTATTTCTGCTTCTAACCTTGATAGCTTTTTGGAAGCGGTGGCAAAACAAGTCAAAGACTTTGCAGGCCTCCTCTAGTTTAAATGTGCTGTCGTCCTCACAGAAAAAATCCACCAGCGCTCTACTTGACATCCTCATACCCTCAACTTCATCCTCTGCCTCCTTCAGACGTTCCTCTGTCATCTGCACACAGACACAGTAAACAATGGATTCAACAAAATCTTTGTACTGAATGGAAAGTTTCACTTTAAAATGGTCCACttgtttgcaaataatacttTTTAATGATTTTCTAACATTCACTTCTGCTGCACTTTTGAGAGATGATGCATTCCAATGATCGTTTTTTTAAGTGGAAGGTGTTGGTCAGGAAGGAAAAACCTCTGATGATGCTGCCTCTGGCCCACACCTAGCGAAATAAGCCCGCCTACCACTTCCCAAAGGAAAGCATTACTTCACTTCATGTTTTAAAAGAAAGCCTTGAGCTCTGCCAACTATGTCAGTCAGATACAGTAGAGATTTGGGAACAGTATATTTTATCATTTGGTTTTTGTTTGTGCTAATAGGCTAAACTATGACAACCTGTTAAATTGTGACTGTGAagttaacatacctgccaacttttgaaatcagaaaaacctagtagccagggtccaggggccgcaggccccggtaggtccaggacaaagtcctggtggggggttccttcgccccccgacgcaaaatgataattagcattcagacagtttaaaatgttgctaaaaccatcacttttctatcagtcacagtgacttttcaaaacaaaaatattacagcaaaaatcatatgggttgattgacatgtttattctgtaagctaacttcaatagtttgaaattattttgacagttaatgccagttatcctgtcaacctttcacaagacttcaatttgttcattgaaagtataaacactttttacagtaaacaaatggtaaaacagtactaaacaattccattaaaaaaaaaaattggtgtcattattaactttctgtccaaacttgtataatctactgccttgttcaattgtaaaaaatattctgtgcctaaaattcacatttctatcacatgtagtttttttgtaagcctttcaaaacaattcaaaatatgaaaaattaatgaaaattaattgaagccatcagacacttgaaaagtggcacatcacatctctaatgtaatcatttgaacttttcaacagaaatagcactgcaaaaatattaaggacatacttctgtattttggtagttatgctgtcaacatttaacaagatttcttcaacttggacttgaaagcataaatagtataaacacttaacagtataacagtactaaacaattccaatagataacattggtgtcattacctttttgtggctaaaatccaaatgtattctatcagattgatctgcAGGGGTAAGAGGATCACACTGGAAGGTGATGAATTCTTCCTCAAGTTCTTTCTTTTCATCCTTGCTTAAGCAAGTGAGGATAGCTttctcgctagcaacggcattagacttgtgtttttttgtcccaacgtggtcttttacatcgctaattcctccgtgtccgatcgaaaaatcttgtctgcacaaggtgcaattcgcgtagttttcaccctttttggaacggataattattcccggataggcttttgaatattcttcacggaatgactgcagttttcttttcggtttaagactcgtttgccatttttctccggctgattccatgatcgttcgctcgtttggaaacaatggcaactggtgcctcgtgcttggcagcggtgctataaatagcctcgcgcatggcattcggaatggctcgataggaagttacgggaagcagtgtcgattgtcattgttgttacgcgatttcgtgaataaaacttaaaaaaaaaattttttttttaattaatgaaaaaccgtattttttatcactgcaaacgtaacccggaataggttgatgaaaaccgtactaattacgggaaaaccggagtagttggcaggtatgagttgATGCAGTCGCTCATAGCTATTCTGTTGTTGCTAATGTTTACCCCTTTACTCCCTATTCATACATTGTTGAAACAGACACGTTACTGATACATGCCATCAAAACGTTGGGACCAAGGAATGTaaaaaacggtataatgataataagCAGTAAAATTCTCGACACTATGTTCAATTAAAATTAGTGTAAAACCGTGATTAataacactttgataaactcactgaccggtgaccaacgttccctctaaggtgcgcgcctgtgcaaatgcgcactgctcaagcgtcctctgcgcacggcaaatctacgccacgcacaaaatcaaataaaaaaataagcgcataacaattttcgacacacggacacgacagagaaaacagttttcgtcatcattgttcaaatattgtaacgtctgtcgagacgctttgaggacatgaattccgtccatcactttactgagcaaaactctttattgtcggccataaacacatcaccaaaacattagtaaaaaatgatatctagcaaaactggttattttctgcagtacaaaccagaccaaaagcaactttgtaatatcaacagcagccgctcgctctttctcacttgcgccaacacatgcacatatggcacttagccagtgatgcgtttacagccacacaaaaagtcggacaactccaacaccacacataaagtgtcattccaggtcgttacactatgatttaccaatcagatgtgtgcttattctagtgtcatttattaggaatcttaatttataaatattaatcatgaaatgctgttagtatattaaataaacactactaaaaatatgttttacaaacaggaagttgcaggaatgtacacatgatcccctgcttacatctcattgtgcaacatgtgaatgttttaatgggaactaaatgcaatgtctgaaaggggtacaaattatttccaaagcaggacctccacccagacaaacaatacaagtacacagttcatgaaaaacaatattttttgttattgtcattgtaagtgggcctaaacacttatattagaaaataacctcatggaaatgactgctgtcatttgattataataataagagaatgttgtctgtctatctgtgttggccctgcgatgaggtggggacttgtccagggtgtaccccgccttccgcccgaatgcagctgagataggctccagcaccccccgcgaccccgaaagggacaagcggtagaaaatggatggatggatggagattgaagttgttatttagtcaggtttgggacaggtgtgctgctggtgtagccacagtgtgcacgtctgatgttgctcacatgggctccactgaatgctcagggagtttttgcatttgctcacacacatgaaaaattagagggaacattgccggtgacactgctcatttactggaaacgcaagctagcttaaatgcgaacatgaaaacaagagacattaatgtctttccccTTAAAGAAACGACACACCACAATCTAAACTTGTGTCAACAAATTgcagtctgagcaactaagctattgaaCCTTCAGGCTGTGCTCTCTTATCAGTGATCGAGCTATAAAAATAATGACACAGtgtctacaacaggaagtgaactcacgggacgtcaccagaggtgggtagtaacgcgctacatttactccgttacatctacttgagtaacttttgggataaattgtacttctaagagtagttttaatgcaacatacttttacttttacttgagtatatttatggagaagaaacgctacttttactccgctacttttatctacattcagctcgctactcgctactaatttttatcgatctgttaatgcacgctttgtttgttttggtctgtcagacagaccttcatagtgcctgcgtttcaacaaatacagtcactggtgacgtttactccgttccaccaatcagatgaagtcactggtgacgttggaccaatcaaacagagccaggcggtcacatgacctgacttaaacaagttgaaaaacttattggggtgctaccatttagtggtcaattgtacggaatatatactgtactgtgcaatctactaataaaagtttcaatcaatcaatcaaaagtgtgaaggaaaaaagaccctttcttatttcaaccgtacatcccgtcaaaagcctaaagactgactgcacagttcctgtcttcacaataaaagtgccgctccatcgcgcctgcgatttcaaaacaagagtctccgaaagccagcgcaaacaagctagcaagctacggagtttgccgccaatgtatttcttgtaaagtgtataaaaacgaatatggaagctggacaaataagatgccaaaaaccaaccactttcatgtggtattagacagaaaggaggaactttttttctcctccatttgaaaacgtgg
Above is a window of Nerophis lumbriciformis linkage group LG35, RoL_Nlum_v2.1, whole genome shotgun sequence DNA encoding:
- the fhdc2 gene encoding uncharacterized protein fhdc2, which gives rise to MHINLTLAVKESGAFHGTLPPFPSAPAPVQVKAMDSRTAMTAPPPAPPPPPPLPPPPPPPPPASSSPLSRADSASRSRLRKLNWECIPKEKVEGRKSVWSGASPGEDEFPIDLHSLDELFSQKDSKPQDRTVTLRRRSALLRCRTPQDSPEEISLLDSKRSMNIGIFLRQFKMPAKEIVEDIRHGTGDRYGAEKLTELCKLLPDNEEESRLRRFSGERRWLGEPDLFLLLLVEVPSFRLRLDAMILQQEFDPALTSLCVAARCLREAARELLSCPELHSILRLVLKAGNYMNAGGYAGNAAGFRISSLLKLADTKANKPGMNLLHFVAMEAVKKDQSLLSFPSQLGHVGSASRLCEESVLEDLSKLKSRVLALKANVQTEAEILEHTQLFLEMTEERLKEAEDEVEGMRMSSRALVDFFCEDDSTFKLEEACKVFDLFCHRFQKAIKENAERELKEKNRVERQRVIGEKRRSLAVCTDLDPGLSLVREPHGHDNQDELEKLLEKNLSYTWGRRSLRNSESRRYSQHLYSDKSFPELGSSPTSFSCHSNSSSDHESSVMLCSSPEMEGTCSPVGQGHVFVRGNRTQSIHDPLIASYSQHGHGFTLKKHESKSFSTEQIGGHTTTKNTEFSPFSCRNSAAINTDAPSQTSSHGHSFGLPMTDKRHSLQNKSNDVCANKSGILPGDNRSASVIYRRSEKECVNVPDKRELKPLNTGIKVSSAISGPDETLKKQIDTEGLLTPPVKETWMPPSLPEFSQSHPDECSDVPSPVRQQGRSYSCVGETLECHTLVKGLRSYDPLSPPTSPLPRPPPSLCSKWRKERGSDPREASTLASLKEESRGLKLPVRNGIRAKRGLGSRAGPSNSPGISKVRPEMEASNNSAPAVTQSPAPSRPTSSRLFLRSTPVTQPTSLRANVKRSSSTRERPQTVNDTQPPAKSALNKRTLERPTAEKVSSRTQSTFIRGSPSRVSKRVAPNSESPATAQALPSHNPSSATAKTIRTTAISATQNKNPKTANTSVSSATSKLPSRLPGSKMPTTQPLWK